The following DNA comes from Syntrophobacterales bacterium.
TAGAGCAAATTATTCTTCATCATCTCGATGACCTGAAAACGAGAAATTACGACCACATAGCGAAAAAGTTGAGGGAGTCGAGCGAGAATGTGAACGCGGCGGTAAAGATAATCACCAATATGGATCCCCACCCCGGAAGCGGGTATAACGAGGAACGCATAGAGGCTATCGTGCCGGACGTTTATGTTATTAAAAGCGGGGATGGCTACAAAGTCCTGCTCAACGATGAGGGAGTGCCGCGATTGCGGATCAGCAATTACTATCGGGAGATAACCGGCGGCGCGAAAGGTGAAACAAAGCAGGATAACGGAAGAAGGTATATAAAGGAGCGAATGCAGTCGGCAAGCTGGCTGATCAAGAGCATTCAGCAGCGGCAGCGGACGATTCGCCGGGTCGCGGAAAGCATCGTGCGTTTTCAGCGGGATTTTTTCGATCGGGGTATTGACGCGTTGAAACCTCTGATACTCCGGGATGTCGCCGATGAGCTGGAAATGCACGAATCAACGATAAGCCGGGTTGTTACAAACAAATATATGCACTCTCCCCGGGGGATGTTTGAATTGAGGTTTTTTTTCGGCAGCGGCATTCACAAGGCCGGGTGCGATGATATCTCTTCCAAAAGCGTCCAGGAGGAGATAAAAAAAATGATCGCAGCGGAAGACCCCCGCAAACCGCTGAGCGATGAGAAAATTGCCGGCTTTCTGGAGGCTTCCGGTCTGACGATAGCGCGCCGAACGATTGCAAAATATCGCGACATCATGGGAATTCTGCCATCGTCAATGAGAAAGAAGTATCAGTGAAAAGGTTATGACGAGAAAGGGGGGCGGCGCCTCTTTTTTCGTTTCCCGCTGGTAAATTTGCAGGTAAATAACAGACAGGAGGATTGGATCATGAAGATTTCTGTTACATTCAGGAATACGGATGAGGCGGAAGATTGGCAACGGGGTTATGCGGAAGAGAAACTGAAAAGGCTGAAGAAGTATATCGATGATCCGGTCGATGCCCGTGTCATACTGTCGGTGGAGAAATTCCGGAATACAGCGGAGATAAATCTGTCGTCCAATGGGTTGAGCGTTAACGGCAAGGAAGAGGAAAAGGATATGCATATGGCGATTGACAACGCCATAGAAAAGATCGAGCGGCAGTTGAAGAAACACAAGGAGCGGATCCGCGACCTGAAAACCAACGCCGCCCGGAGCGGCGAGCCGGGGTTTGAGGCGCCGCTGGAAGAGATTGAGGAAACGCCTGATTTCAAACTGGTTGAGACTCGCCAGATCGTGTTGGAGCCCATGTCTATCGATGATGCTGTTCTGAAAATGGAAACGACAAAAAACCATTTCCTGGTTTATCGTGATTCGCTGACGGAAAACGTCAACGTAATTTATCGACGCGAAGACGGTAAATTTGTGCTGCTGGAAACAAGTCGTTAAGCTTAAAGGATAGTCAGGCATGAAAATAACCGAGATGCTCAAACGAGAGTTTGTTTTGGAAGAACTCAAGGGGACAAATAAGGAAGAGGTGCTGGCGGAGCTATCCGGGGTGTTTAAAAAAGTGGGTTTGGTCATGGATCCCGGAGAA
Coding sequences within:
- the rpoN gene encoding RNA polymerase factor sigma-54 → MAFELRQNLKLAQQLIMTPQLQQAIKLLQMSRLDLVDAVNQEMEENPLLEEIVSDEMPEVEAKIEQANGEDAPSEGAAVVRSQEELTGEGDGREEFDWDGYLEDYAPSGASSVSRNEDSAPLWETTVAGKTSLTDHLMWQLMLSQFTGEERRTGEQIIGNIDEKGYLAASLEEIAAGAKTTPVLVEAVLKKVQEFDPPGIAARDLSECLLLQARLAGEARFLVEQIILHHLDDLKTRNYDHIAKKLRESSENVNAAVKIITNMDPHPGSGYNEERIEAIVPDVYVIKSGDGYKVLLNDEGVPRLRISNYYREITGGAKGETKQDNGRRYIKERMQSASWLIKSIQQRQRTIRRVAESIVRFQRDFFDRGIDALKPLILRDVADELEMHESTISRVVTNKYMHSPRGMFELRFFFGSGIHKAGCDDISSKSVQEEIKKMIAAEDPRKPLSDEKIAGFLEASGLTIARRTIAKYRDIMGILPSSMRKKYQ
- the raiA gene encoding ribosome-associated translation inhibitor RaiA, giving the protein MKISVTFRNTDEAEDWQRGYAEEKLKRLKKYIDDPVDARVILSVEKFRNTAEINLSSNGLSVNGKEEEKDMHMAIDNAIEKIERQLKKHKERIRDLKTNAARSGEPGFEAPLEEIEETPDFKLVETRQIVLEPMSIDDAVLKMETTKNHFLVYRDSLTENVNVIYRREDGKFVLLETSR